The following is a genomic window from Nicotiana tabacum cultivar K326 chromosome 3, ASM71507v2, whole genome shotgun sequence.
AAATATTCCATAAAGAATAATAGAtttttatactatttttcttcttgtttgcaAATTATTACCTCATAACTTATGTTCTCTACGCCAATATAAAAAGTTTGACGCGTACCAATTTGTCCTCCACCATGTTGTGCCTTGAAATGTCACATGCAACGTGTTACAATATCCAAGAAAATGCTATGGATCAACTATTAATTGTGATTCAGTCAGAACATGCATAGTCTGCTTATCAAAGAAATATTAACTAGCCAAGAATATTTCACATAATATAAAAATCACTATCACTTATAAATCTCATGTGAAGTGATAAGTTCCTGCATTTCATACACATAATGACTAGCTTGCTCGTGGTGGCCACTGGGATTAGCAACTTTTAGATGAAAAAATAACTTTGTAAACTCCAAATTAGTAAATTAGGATACCAACAATTCGAAAAGCTTCTATATTTTCATAAATACTACAGTCACATGATCCTGAATTTAAGAATTCATAATAGGTCTTGAGGAGTTTCAAGTATAGACAGGAGATCGAGGCTTGAACTTTGAGTGAGAAAAATCAAAGGGAATATGGATGGGTTTTACATCTAATCGGAAAACTAAATAACCTAATCACTGATTTGGGTTAGAGTTGGAAAAGGAGCAGAAGGATTATACATCGCGATGTAATCCTGTTAAATGCTTGCAAACAGGACTCATTTGAGCATCACATGATAATAATATTTAAACCAAAGGATTTCAAAACTTATGCCTTTTTTCTATTAATTCAGCTCTAATGTTCTCATTACTGTTTAAAAAGCCAGTTTCAAGCATTGTCACAGAAAAGCAAACTTGCCCCCGGGCTTTCAAGGAAGACGCAAATCTCATTAGACTATCAAGTAATATGACTTGCATTTTTGTTCCTCAATTTTGTTGAACTCGTGAAGAAAATAAAGGTTATGTTACTTTTTCTTCCTATAATTAATAGTTTACAGTAGCTTTTCCAAGTGGTTAACTGATTTGGAAGCATAGTCTTACGAATGCATGCACATAATGTCACCACAAATAATATTGAAACTGGTCAATCTTATCAGTGTATGAGTTTTTTATCAAACTTTCCACCCAAAAGAACAAAGGACAGAAGAAACTGCACAAGTAATAGCTCTAATGTATGGAACACTGCTAGCGGCAAATAAATGCATATGTCAACCCATATGCACATTCTAGCATTCAACTTAGTTGGGATGCTCACAACCTGATGTAGACAGCTTTCAATCAATTAAAACATGAATGCAGAAAGTTTGAAAGCATATGAATGAAATAGATTTTTTAGTTTGGCATCATGATTCTTCAGGATAAATGCAGAATAGCATTTATTACCATGGAAATTTAACAACTAAGCACATCCAATCATAAGTGCGTTCAATAGTTAAAAGCATAAGCGTATCTGTGTGTTAAAAGCTTAACTATCATCCAGTCATTAAAAGCAAACTTCTAATGTGATAAGCCTAAGCTAGTTACTAAATCAAGTATGTGTATGAGTAAGCTTAGGTGAAGATTGGTATTAATTTATaattagaaaaaggaaaaagaaaaaaaaaagctaaaTAAAAGAGAAGGCGAAGAAAACTAACCATGTGAAAATTGTATGGATGCGGTGGTGTAGGACCAGGTCCATGGTTCACTTGTCTCAGCAAATGATGATGCAAAAAGTAATCATCCATGAACCTTGGGCTGTGATTTACCCGGAAATTTACTTGTTGAACTGCAAAACTGGAGTTCACCATGTTCTCTCCTGCAATTACTCTCTCAGCTCCTGGAGCAAGACTAATTTGTTGAAACTGAGAAGCAGGAACAAGCGGCAGGCTATCTTGACGGAAAATCACCCCACTTCGAATTGTTCCAGTCATATAATGCACGGACGGAACCTGGACAGAGAAAGAGCTATACGTCCAGTTCCCTGGCATATGTGGCAGTGGTACAAAGAAATTAGGAGCATGCATGATCGGTAGCATTGTTGCTGGAATCCAGcatgaaaaataatttctttcagggTGGTATATGATTGATCCATTTGCCGAAATTATTGTTGGACTCCAGTTAGAATAGTTACTTCCTGAGCGAGAGTGAGAGCTTTCCAAAGCTGCTGATGACCCATCTGCACCATTTTCAAGGTTCAGATTAGCTACCGGTAGCAGAGACAGATTGATTGACCGAGAAGCCCTTTGTTCTGAACCCGGCATATATGGAGCATGTGAACCATAGTAAGGTGTCATATTAATGGGAGTTAAATTGGATCGACCAAGACTTGCACCACCAGCATAGTTTCTAATGGGTAAATAAGAGTTACTAGAACAACGCTGCATTAGAGTTGATTTTGCATTCCTTCTAAAAGCTCCGTTATTTGATTAAGTCCAGAAAATTCTCACAGGTGCTCCTAGGCCTGAAATCACAAAGATACACTGATGTTAATGATAATTAGCTATATAAGTAGTTTACATACAAAACATCAGTATAATGAAGAATCACGTCCAAGTAATCAATTACCCTTTTTCCTTCCTCTCATACCAACATGAAGGAAAGACTTAAAAAATAAAGCACCAATTACCGAAAAACAAGCATGCAACtgtatttattaaaagaaataagTGTAATACAGAATATAATATAACTTTCAAAGTTTTCCATTGGCCTGAAATCACATACGATGTAATCAATCCATATATGGTTCCGGTAGTTGCGGTCCGGCAATTGTATATCTACTTTACATGTAACACACCAGTAACTCAAGAATTCACTCCAAGCAATGAACCCAATGAATATTTTCCGTTCCCTCCATACCCACACGAAGGAAAGACTTAAAAATAAAGTATGCAAAACCAATAATGAGTCATAAAACCACATATTTTTAGAAAGAATAGGATATAACTTTCACCATAATCCATCCAACTCTACAAAAGATGTTCCCATTCCAAAGGAAACCTGTTGATGTAGGTTACAACATCAGCTTATGAAATTCAAACAAATGATTGGGAGCTGTAAGAGCCATAATTTTGAAACCAGAAAACATTATTTTAAGCATCACTTTCATCTACACTGAAATAATTTTTGATAGGTTAATACTGATTAGAATGTTTAATTGAATTGAGCAAACCAAATCCACACCTCTTCAGGAGCCCATGAATTGTGGTATATACTTAAGAGAAGTTTCATGTGAGTTGAGAAACAGACTTTCTTCCTACCTGAGAGACTAGAATTACAAATATCTTGAAAACCTGAAAGCAACATTAACCATAAAATTGAGAAGCAAAAAGATACCGAGAATTCTACCAATAAAAAGAAGTATGAAAGGAAGAAACAAAGACACCCTGAGTTACGAAAGAGGAATCTTTTGAATGGAAATGCACTTCCTTTGCAAAACGTAGCAGATTTAGATTCACTCTTAGAAACCTAATTTGATAAACATGAATAGGTAGAGGCAGCGCAATAGAAAGCAACATTATCACTATAGTCAATAAGGCTTGACACCATTATGAGCCTCCAATAACGTATCACAAAAAACTTTCATAAAACCTCAAAACCTATAGAAGATAGC
Proteins encoded in this region:
- the LOC107785449 gene encoding E3 ubiquitin-protein ligase MBR1-like isoform X2, which encodes MQRCSSNSYLPIRNYAGGASLGRSNLTPINMTPYYGSHAPYMPGSEQRASRSINLSLLPVANLNLENGADGSSAALESSHSRSGSNYSNWSPTIISANGSIIYHPERNYFSCWIPATMLPIMHAPNFFVPLPHMPGNWTYSSFSVQVPSVHYMTGTIRSGVIFRQDSLPLVPASQFQQISLAPGAERVIAGENMVNSSFAVQQVNFRVNHSPRFMDDYFLHHHLLRQVNHGPGPTPPHPYNFHMVLLALQDQVGYVSTGLSKEVILARMKCIKYQSIEISVNDNDRCCICLDNFGDGQIIGFTDCGHYFHFDCITEWLMQKNSCPLCKRIALTT
- the LOC107785449 gene encoding E3 ubiquitin-protein ligase MBR1-like isoform X1; the encoded protein is MQRCSSNSYLPIRNYAGGASLGRSNLTPINMTPYYGSHAPYMPGSEQRASRSINLSLLPVANLNLENGADGSSAALESSHSRSGSNYSNWSPTIISANGSIIYHPERNYFSCWIPATMLPIMHAPNFFVPLPHMPGNWTYSSFSVQVPSVHYMTGTIRSGVIFRQDSLPLVPASQFQQISLAPGAERVIAGENMVNSSFAVQQVNFRVNHSPRFMDDYFLHHHLLRQVNHGPGPTPPHPYNFHMAQHGGGQIGTRQTFYIGVENISYEVLLALQDQVGYVSTGLSKEVILARMKCIKYQSIEISVNDNDRCCICLDNFGDGQIIGFTDCGHYFHFDCITEWLMQKNSCPLCKRIALTT